A single region of the Nicotiana sylvestris chromosome 6, ASM39365v2, whole genome shotgun sequence genome encodes:
- the LOC104212871 gene encoding probable sulfate transporter 3.5, producing MSSPKKSLHGVNYAPPRSFGTVLKANLKETLFPDDPFHEFKNEKLSIRIQKGIQYFVPIFQWLPKYNLGLFKFDLLAGITIASLAIPQGISYAKLANLPPIIGLYSSFVPPLIYAVFGSSKHLAVGTVATCSLLIAESIQEKVKPQENMQLYLSLFYTATFVSGLVQTALGVLRLGFLVDFLSHSTITGFMGGTAVIICLQQLKGILGLKHFTSHTDVVHVLRSVFENRKEWTWQCAVVGVIFLVFLQLSRYVRKKKPNLFWVSAIAPIIVVILGCLFAYLFHAEKHGIAIVGELSKGINPSSIHLLTFNPDYVYVAVKAGIITAIISLAEGIAIGRSFSIMNNEQIDGNKEMVAIGLMNIAGSFTSCYLTTGPFSKTAVNHNAGCKTQMSNVVMSLCMLLTLLFLAPLFGYTPLVALSAIIMSAMLGLIDYEKFYHLYKTDKFDFLICMVAFLGVAFISMDMGLMMSVGLALVRALLYVARPPTCKLGNITETVFRDIEQYPGVDGIQGILILKLGSPIYFPNSNYVRERILRWVRDEQSLESSKRNEVEFLILDFGGVTSIDITGVETLFEIRKSLDAKGIKIILINPRLGVMEKLIVTRFIDVIGKESVFLTIEDAIETCRFSLKCSSQSKREDVEIA from the exons ATGAGTTCTCCTAAGAAATCATTGCATGGGGTTAACTATGCACCACCACGTAGTTTTGGAACAGTTCTTAAAGCaaatttaaaagaaacacttTTTCCAGATGATCCATTCCATGAATTCAAGAACGAGAAACTTTCAATCAGAATTCAAAAGGGAATTCAATATTTTGTTCCAATATTTCAATGGTTGCCTAAGTATAATTTAGGGTTATTCAAGTTTGATCTTCTTGCTGGAATTACCATTGCTAGTCTTGCAATCCCACAAGGAATAAGCTACGCGAAACTCGCCAATCTTCCTCCGATTATCGGACTCT ATTCAAGCTTTGTTCCTCCTCTTATTTATGCTGTTTTTGGAAGTTCAAAACATCTTGCTGTTGGGACAGTGGCAACTTGCTCATTACTTATTGCTGAATCCATTCAAGAAAAAGTTAAACCTCAGGAAAATATGCAATTGTACCTCAGTTTGTTCTACACAGCCACCTTTGTCTCTGGTTTGGTGCAAACAGCCTTGGGTGTGCTAAG GCTTGGATTTTTGGTGGATTTTCTATCACATTCAACAATTACTGGATTTATGGGAGGGACAGCAGTAATTATCTGCTTACAGCAACTGAAGGGTATCCTTGGCTTGAAACATTTCACTAGCCATACTGATGTTGTTCATGTTTTACGTTCTGTCTTTGAAAACAGAAAAGAG TGGACATGGCAGTGTGCAGTTGTTGGTGTAATCTTCCTTGTTTTCCTACAATTATCTAGATATGTG AGAAAGAAGAAACCAAATCTTTTTTGGGTTTCAGCCATTGCTCCAATTATTGTTGTCATACTTGGCTGCCTTTTTGCTTATTTATTCCATGCTGAGAAACATGGCATTGCCATT GTTGGTGAATTGAGTAAAGGAATAAATCCATCATCCATTCATCTTCTAACTTTTAACCCGGATTATGTATATGTAGCTGTAAAAGCTGGAATTATCACAGCAATTATTTCTTTAGCT GAAGGAATAGCTATTGGAAGGAGTTTCTCCATTATGAATAATGAACAAATTGATGGCAATAAGGAGATGGTAGCAATTGGCCTTATGAATATTGCTGGCTCTTTCACTTCTTGCTACTTGACTACGG GGCCATTTTCAAAAACTGCGGTGAACCACAACGCGGGATGCAAGACTCAAATGTCAAATGTAGTCATGTCACTCTGCATGTTGCTAACCCTACTATTTCTGGCTCCGCTCTTTGGCTACACACCACTCGTTGCTCTCTCTGCTATTATCATGTCTGCAATGCTTGGCCTAATTGATTATGAGAAGTTCTATCACCTCTACAAGACAGACAAATTTGATTTCTTGATTTGTATGGTTGCCTTTTTGGGTGTTGCCTTTATAAGCATGGACATGGGACTCATGATGTCG GTTGGACTTGCCTTGGTTAGAGCACTTCTATATGTAGCAAGGCCACCAACTTGCAAGCTTGGAAACATAACAGAAACTGTGTTTAGAGACATAGAACAATATCCTGGTGTAGATGGAATTCAAGGAATTCTGATTTTGAAGCTTGGTTCTCCAATATACTTCCCAAATAGCAACTATGTCAGAGAAAG GATTCTAAGATGGGTCAGAGATGAGCAATCTCTTGAAAGCTCTAAAAGAAATGAAGTTGAATTCTTGATACTAGATTTTGGAG GTGTTACATCAATTGACATAACGGGTGTTGAAACTTTATTTGAAATTCGTAAATCCCTAGATGCAAAAGGGATCAAG ATAATATTGATTAATCCAAGATTGGGAGTTATGGAAAAGTTGATAGTGACAAGATTCATAGATGTGATTGGAAAGGAATCAGTGTTCTTAACAATTGAAGATGCAATTGAAACATGCAGATTTTCACTAAAATGTTCAAGCCAATCCAAAAGAGAAGATGTGGAAATTGCTTAG
- the LOC138870229 gene encoding uncharacterized protein — protein MKNETETVNELQIVGKVGETNASTNSDSTTNNSESEPGSKKRKMVKERSIAWRYFNKFTDVEGVKKARCKFCSEEYVVDTKNSGTSNLLLHIPKCPTNPYKAEGSQTTLDFQPQGLTGDVSVIPWKFDPEACRRALTRMIIKDELPFIFVRKIWI, from the coding sequence atGAAAAACGAGACAGAGACAGTGAATGAACTTCAAATTGTTGGAAAAGTTGGTGAAACTAATGCTTCAACTAATTCAGATTCAACAACCAACAACAGTGAATCTGAACCTGGttcgaagaaaagaaaaatggttaAAGAAAGATCAATAGCTTGGCGCTACTTCAACAAGTTCACTGATGTCGAGGGTGTGAAAAAAGCGAGATGCAAGTTTTGTTCAGAAGAATATGTAGTTGATACCAAGAATAGCGGCACAAGCAATTTGTTATTGCATATTCCCAAATGTCCGACCAATCCCTACAAGGCAGAAGGTAGCCAGACAACATTAGATTTTCAACCGCAAGGTCTAACAGGTGATGTTTCAGTTATCCCTTGGAAATTTGATCCAGAGGCATGTAGGAGGGCTTTAACTCGTATGATTATTAAAGATGAACTTCCCTTTATTTTTGTTAGAAAAATATGGATTTAG